The following proteins come from a genomic window of Alicyclobacillus dauci:
- a CDS encoding molybdopterin-dependent oxidoreductase: MAWENERIDMNVYSQGEVDRWVYSTCNICSVGCGCYIAVKDNKIVGIKGNGEHPVNRGRLGPKGENQWYANNSPDRLLTPLIRNASGNLVPTTWDTAMDLFVEKSREVLHTLGPDGIAIYSTGQGFLEDYYTIAKIGRAGLCSHLLDANTRLCTATTQWALLESFGADGAPAGYQDIDVTDTIMLFGHNIAETGTVLFERIMSRKLRGEKPFLIVVDPRRTLTADAADIHLQLIPGTNLALLHGIMHHILQNGWIDRPFVANHTVGFDEMEKSVEPWNLDLTAHVTGLPKEQIARVAEQLGKTPSLVSTTLQGAFQSADATSTCIAINNLHLVRGLIGRPGSGPFHMAGQPSSSTNRTVGGVGSYPANRNPSNPKHIQEMAELWNVNPSHLEIGPEKDIEHMIYLMESGQLGLFWNIHTNPMVSLPNRLRARKAFEKTFVVVQDAFLTETTEVADIVLPTAMWGEKEGLMENAERMLSLSEIAVPPPTGVKADFYILLDYAKRMQFMDKDGKPLIQYSTPRECFEEWKVVSRGRPSDMTAMTYEKIKEKNGIQWPANEQRPDGTTRLYEDWVFHTQVDETQSFGKDPNTGRERTKEEFKRIRANGKAILYGLTYYPPAERPTPEFPLWLTTGRIVWHWHTRTKTGRSPNLHMAAPQGYVEIHIKDAETLSILPGEVVRVISPRGRIEVPARIVDTVRPGLVFVPFHFGSWEQNQAANDLTVDFVDPVSKQPIFKQSACRIERIREKHIIAQGETLESISQKHRISVDELRRANQLSPPYRMDIGHAVEIPSIVNVVIPPYTLYRDVDVKPRFRQSELPVTRLDIPRDKE, translated from the coding sequence ATGGCGTGGGAGAATGAACGAATTGACATGAATGTGTACTCGCAGGGTGAAGTTGACCGATGGGTATACAGCACTTGCAACATTTGTTCTGTCGGATGCGGTTGCTATATCGCCGTAAAGGATAACAAAATTGTCGGAATCAAGGGAAATGGCGAACATCCGGTGAATCGCGGTCGACTTGGGCCAAAAGGCGAAAATCAGTGGTATGCGAACAACAGCCCAGATCGCCTTCTGACACCGCTCATCCGCAATGCTTCAGGCAATTTGGTACCAACAACGTGGGACACTGCCATGGATTTGTTTGTTGAAAAGAGCCGCGAGGTGTTGCACACGCTTGGTCCTGATGGAATCGCGATTTACTCAACTGGTCAGGGATTCCTCGAAGACTATTATACAATCGCGAAGATAGGTCGAGCTGGACTGTGCTCCCACTTGTTGGATGCCAATACCCGGCTTTGTACCGCCACGACTCAGTGGGCTTTGTTGGAATCATTCGGGGCTGATGGTGCACCGGCAGGCTACCAGGACATTGATGTGACAGATACTATTATGTTATTCGGACACAACATTGCTGAAACAGGTACAGTTTTGTTTGAGCGCATCATGTCGCGAAAACTTCGTGGGGAGAAACCTTTTCTTATTGTCGTCGATCCAAGAAGGACGTTGACAGCCGACGCCGCTGACATTCACCTCCAACTTATCCCTGGTACAAACCTTGCACTATTACACGGAATTATGCATCACATCCTGCAAAACGGCTGGATCGACAGACCATTTGTCGCGAACCACACTGTTGGGTTCGATGAAATGGAAAAATCCGTTGAACCCTGGAACTTGGACTTAACGGCGCACGTTACTGGACTACCCAAGGAACAAATTGCGCGCGTAGCAGAGCAACTCGGCAAGACTCCTTCACTTGTTTCCACAACGCTTCAAGGCGCGTTTCAGAGTGCGGACGCTACATCGACGTGCATTGCTATAAATAATCTCCATTTGGTTCGAGGGTTGATTGGCAGACCAGGCTCCGGTCCTTTTCATATGGCTGGACAACCGAGTTCATCCACCAACCGTACTGTCGGCGGCGTAGGATCTTATCCCGCAAACCGCAATCCCTCAAATCCCAAACATATTCAGGAAATGGCTGAGCTCTGGAATGTAAATCCGTCTCATCTGGAAATTGGGCCCGAAAAGGACATTGAACATATGATTTACCTTATGGAGTCGGGGCAACTGGGGCTGTTCTGGAACATCCATACAAATCCCATGGTATCGCTGCCAAATAGATTAAGGGCACGAAAGGCATTTGAAAAGACGTTTGTTGTGGTTCAAGATGCATTTTTGACAGAAACAACTGAAGTAGCAGACATTGTTCTGCCAACAGCAATGTGGGGAGAAAAGGAGGGGTTAATGGAAAATGCGGAGCGAATGCTTAGTTTGAGTGAGATCGCTGTTCCGCCCCCTACTGGAGTGAAGGCAGACTTCTATATATTACTCGACTATGCAAAACGGATGCAGTTTATGGACAAGGATGGGAAGCCCCTCATTCAATATTCAACTCCGAGAGAATGTTTTGAGGAGTGGAAGGTTGTCTCGCGCGGACGCCCAAGCGACATGACTGCCATGACGTATGAAAAAATTAAAGAGAAAAATGGCATACAGTGGCCTGCAAATGAACAAAGGCCGGACGGAACTACTCGTCTATACGAGGACTGGGTCTTTCATACACAGGTGGATGAGACCCAATCGTTCGGCAAGGATCCGAATACCGGTAGGGAGCGTACAAAAGAGGAATTTAAACGTATCAGAGCAAATGGGAAGGCCATATTGTACGGCTTAACGTACTATCCCCCTGCCGAGCGGCCCACACCCGAATTTCCACTTTGGCTTACCACCGGGCGTATAGTATGGCACTGGCATACCAGAACAAAAACTGGGCGTTCACCTAACCTACACATGGCTGCACCACAGGGATACGTGGAAATACACATTAAGGATGCTGAAACGTTGTCTATCCTCCCAGGAGAAGTTGTTCGCGTGATTTCCCCGCGTGGGCGCATTGAGGTTCCAGCTCGGATAGTTGATACAGTGAGGCCCGGTCTGGTGTTTGTGCCATTTCACTTTGGCAGTTGGGAACAAAATCAGGCAGCAAATGATCTCACTGTTGATTTCGTGGATCCTGTATCAAAACAGCCGATATTCAAACAGTCCGCCTGCCGAATTGAACGAATTAGGGAAAAGCATATTATCGCGCAAGGCGAAACATTAGAATCAATTTCCCAAAAACATCGAATCTCAGTAGACGAGCTTCGAAGAGCAAATCAATTGTCTCCTCCGTACCGGATGGACATCGGGCATGCAGTGGAGATTCCGTCGATTGTAAATGTGGTTATCCCCCCGTACACGCTCTACCGAGATGTTGACGTCAAGCCGCGTTTTCGCCAATCGGAACTTCCTGTAACGAGGCTTGATATCCCAAGAGATAAGGAATAA
- a CDS encoding LppY/LpqO family protein — MKVTALHNHWLFDNPRTMYIHFESIDRPLAFARNVKDALNVLKPPGNNLTTSSRVTPLCKRFASILGGTPATINGVCTVTHSRLNLHPTILGRKTRSFLAIPQAFSFESMDSSGRALCLGETVILQSELQRFISVLRKHGIKVTAFHNHWLFEHPRLMFIHFEAINKPLVFARHVREALDTLRKGPVT, encoded by the coding sequence ATCAAGGTAACAGCACTTCACAACCACTGGCTGTTTGATAATCCGCGAACTATGTATATTCATTTTGAATCCATAGATAGACCGTTGGCTTTTGCAAGAAACGTAAAAGACGCATTGAATGTTTTGAAACCACCCGGTAATAACTTGACAACCAGTTCAAGGGTTACTCCGCTGTGTAAGAGGTTTGCAAGTATCCTTGGAGGTACACCGGCGACCATTAATGGTGTCTGTACAGTGACTCATTCTCGTCTAAATCTTCACCCTACGATTTTAGGGAGAAAAACAAGATCATTCTTAGCAATACCTCAAGCGTTTTCTTTCGAGTCTATGGATTCAAGTGGACGAGCACTTTGCCTTGGAGAAACGGTGATTCTTCAAAGTGAGCTTCAGAGGTTTATCTCCGTACTCCGGAAACATGGGATTAAGGTGACAGCATTTCACAACCACTGGCTGTTTGAACATCCACGCTTGATGTTTATTCACTTTGAAGCGATTAACAAGCCGCTCGTATTTGCTCGACACGTCCGAGAAGCGCTAGATACCCTAAGAAAGGGTCCAGTAACGTAG